In Musa acuminata AAA Group cultivar baxijiao chromosome BXJ2-10, Cavendish_Baxijiao_AAA, whole genome shotgun sequence, a genomic segment contains:
- the LOC135625809 gene encoding noroxomaritidine synthase-like, whose protein sequence is MAVAWPLPMLGFLQAYPEILLSIACFLFLLLFPLRHSRMPINWPVFGMLPAVVVHFHHLHDYLADLLLHVGCTWLFRGPWFLGMNMVLSCDPANVNHILSGNFANYRKGDEFNEVFDILGDGLFNADAESWRIQRKLAHNYIGDRSFRSFVATATREKTEKGLLPVLLLKSEREEVAELQDLFMRLSFDVTSLMVFGVDPGCLSANLPAIPFAVAIDDAWEALLFRHAVPKSWWKILKRLNVGTEKKLAKAWEVIDHFICQVISERREERRVANINAVQKETSTPRTNDLLTSYIDNVVEEIQGKFEPHKFLRDNVLTFMIAGRDGFAICLSWFFWLLSKNPTAEAKILEELSLHRSREKESIVFDAEELGRMVYLHGAVCETLRLFPPVPYEEKTAVNPDVLPSGMKVEPGDKILFSVYAMGRMEEIWGKDCMEFNPGRWIAEDGRPKHVPAYKFMAFNSGPRICPGRDIALTQIKTVAAAVVWNFQVEVLDRQMVAPKNAVLLRMQHGMMVKLRRRERGCCVQSI, encoded by the coding sequence ATGGCTGTTGCATGGCCACTTCCCATGCTTGGCTTCTTGCAAGCCTACCCTGAGATCCTTCTCTCCATCGCTTGCTTCCTCTTCCTGCTCCTGTTCCCTCTACGCCACTCGAGGATGCCGATCAACTGGCCGGTCTTCGGGATGCTCCCCGCCGTCGTCGTCCACTTCCACCACCTCCATGACTACCTCGCCGATCTCCTCCTCCATGTTGGTTGCACCTGGTTGTTCCGTGGTCCGTGGTTCCTCGGCATGAACATGGTGCTGAGCTGCGACCCGGCCAACGTTAACCATATCCTCAGCGGCAACTTCGCCAACTATCGCAAAGGCGACGAGTTCAACGAGGTCTTCGACATCCTCGGTGACGGCCTGTTCAACGCCGATGCGGAGTCGTGGAGGATCCAGCGAAAGCTGGCGCACAACTATATCGGCGACCGCTCGTTCCGGTCCTTCGTCGCCACCGCCACGCGAGAGAAGACCGAAAAGGGTCTCTTGCCCGTTCTACTCCTCAAGTCCGAGAGAGAAGAAGTTGCGGAGCTGCAGGATCTGTTCATGAGGCTCTCGTTCGACGTGACCAGCCTTATGGTCTTCGGTGTCGACCCCGGATGTCTCTCCGCTAACTTGCCTGCGATACCTTTCGCTGTGGCCATCGATGACGCTTGGGAGGCGTTGCTGTTCCGCCATGCAGTGCCCAAGAGCTGGTGGAAGATACTGAAAAGGCTAAACGTTGGTACAGAGAAGAAGCTGGCGAAGGCTTGGGAAGTTATAGACCACTTCATATGCCAAGTGATATcggagaggagggaggagagaCGGGTGGCCAACATCAACGCAGTCCAGAAAGAAACCTCCACTCCTAGGACGAACGATCTTCTCACATCCTACATAGACAACGTGGTGGAGGAGATCCAGGGTAAATTTGAGCCGCACAAGTTCCTCCGCGACAACGTGCTAACCTTCATGATCGCTGGGAGAGATGGCTTCGCCATTTGCCTCTCCTGGTTCTTCTGGCTCCTCTCCAAGAACCCCACGGCGGAGGCCAAGATCCTGGAGGAGCTATCGTTGCACCGGTCGAGGGAGAAGGAGTCGATTGTGTTCGACGCCGAGGAGCTCGGCAGGATGGTGTACCTGCACGGAGCCGTGTGCGAGACGCTGCGGCTCTTCCCACCGGTCCCTTACGAGGAAAAGACCGCCGTCAACCCGGACGTACTACCGAGCGGCATGAAGGTCGAGCCAGGCGACAAGATCTTGTTCTCGGTGTACGCCATGGGAAGAATGGAGGAGATATGGGGGAAGGACTGCATGGAGTTTAATCCAGGGAGGTGGATAGCAGAGGACGGGAGGCCAAAGCACGTGCCAGCATACAAGTTCATGGCCTTCAACTCAGGACCCAGGATTTGTCCGGGGAGAGACATAGCCTTGACTCAGATAAAGACGGTGGCGGCTGCCGTGGTGTGGAACTTCCAGGTCGAGGTGCTCGACCGTCAGATGGTTGCGCCGAAGAACGCAGTTCTGCTTCGCATGCAGCACGGGATGATGGTCAAGCTTAGGAGAAGAGAACGCGGCTGTTGCGTCCAGTCGATCTAG
- the LOC135580921 gene encoding LRR receptor-like serine/threonine-protein kinase RGI5 → MRKAGSISTGSLFFSFFAMAILSFISPTVSLSPDGKALLSLLAAASTSSSPGLLPSWDSSHPTPCSWQGVTCSPQGRVISLSLPNTFLNLTSIPPELSSLTSLQLLNLSSANISGAIPPSFGALASLRLLDLSSNALSGPIPQRLGAMASLQFLLLNSNRLSGSIPPALANLTSLQVLCLQDNLLDGSIPSQLGSLLSLQQFRIGGNPYLSGRLPPQLGLLTNLTTFGAAATSLSGAIPAEFGNLVNLQTLSLYDTDISGSVPPELGSCSELTNLYLHMNKITGGIPPQLGKLQKLTSLLLWGNSLTGPIPGELANCSELVVLDLSANKLSGEVPSELGGLALLEQLHLSDNLLTGGIPEELSNCSSLTALQLDKNELSGSIPWHIGSLKSLQSLFLWGNSLSGTIPRSFGNCTELYALDLSKNSLTGTIPEEIFGLNKLSKLLLLGNSLTGSLPPSVANCQSLVRLRLGENQLAGEVPREIGMLQNLVFLDLYTNNFTGKLPPEIANITVLELLDVHNNHIAGEIPPQLGDLMNLEQLDLSENSFAGGIPASFGNLSYLNKLSLKSNLLTGSLPRSIRNLQKLTLLDASGNGLSGRIPPEIGSLTSLTISLNLRSNRLVGEIPQEISGLTRLQSLDLSGNMLGGGIQVLGLLTSLTFLNISFNNFSGPIPATPFFRTLSTNSYLRNPELCPSFDGYTCSSDLAPRAAIKSIKTVALACAVLGSAALLLAATWMLVGRNRKLAAEKAVSIPSSGCDDFSHPWTFIPFQKLNFTVDNILEWLKDENVIGKGCSGMVYKAEMPGGELIAVKKLWKTKKEEELVDAFESEIQILGHIRHRNIVKLLGYCSNKCVKLLLYNYISNGNLQQLLQENRNLDWDTRYKIALGSAQGLAYLHHDCIPAILHRDVKCNNILLDSNFEAYLADFGLAKLMSSPNFHHAMSRIAGSYGYIAPEYGYTTKITEKSDVYSYGVVLLEILSGRSAIEPMVGDSLHIVEWMKKKMGSLEPAVNILDPKIRGMHDPMVQEMLQALGIAMFCVNSSPSERPTMKEVVALLMEVKSPPEECGKTSSQQPLIMYVKHG, encoded by the exons ATGAGGAAGGCCGGCAGCATTTCCACTGGCTCACTCTTCTTCTCATTCTTCGCCATGGCTATTCTCAGTTTCATCAGCCCGACCGTCTCTCTCTCCCCTGATGGCAAGGCTCTCCTGTCCCTGTTGGCCGCAGCCTCCACCAGCTCCTCCCCGGGTCTGCTGCCCTCGTGGGACTCCTCCCATCCCACCCCCTGCTCTTGGCAAGGAGTCACCTGCTCACCTCAAGGCAGGGTCATCTCCCTCTCGCTGCCGAACACCTTCCTCAACCTCACCTCCATTCCACCTGAGCTCTCCTCCCTCACCTCCCTCCAACTCCTCAACCTCTCCTCGGCCAACATCTCCGGTGCCATCCCACCCTCGTTCGGCGCGCTCGCGTCGCTCCGCCTTCTCGACCTGTCCTCCAACGCCTTGTCAGGCCCCATCCCGCAGCGGCTCGGAGCCATGGCCTCTCTCCAGTTCCTGCTCCTCAACTCCAACCGCCTCTCCGGCTCCATTCCTCCCGCGCTCGCCAACCTCACCTCCCTCCAGGTCCTCTGCCTCCAAGACAACCTCCTAGATGGCTCCATACCCTCCCAACTTGGATCTCTGCTCTCTCTCCAACAGTTCCGCATAGGCGGCAACCCCTACCTCTCCGGCCGTCTCCCGCCGCAGCTCGGTCTGCTGACCAATCTCACCACCTTCGGCGCCGCCGCCACCAGCCTCTCCGGTGCAATCCCCGCAGAGTTCGGCAACCTGGTGAACCTCCAGACGTTATCTCTCTACGACACCGACATCTCCGGTTCGGTTCCGCCGGAGTTGGGCTCGTGCTCGGAGCTGACCAATCTTTACTTGCACATGAACAAGATCACCGGCGGGATCCCCCCTCAACTGGGTAAGCTGCAGAAACTCACTAGCCTGCTCTTGTGGGGGAACTCGCTCACGGGACCGATCCCGGGCGAGCTCGCCAACTGCTCGGAGCTGGTGGTGCTTGACCTGTCCGCGAACAAGCTCTCGGGGGAAGTCCCCAGCGAGCTAGGGGGGTTGGCGCTCCTGGAACAGCTCCATCTCTCTGACAATCTGCTCACGGGTGGCATACCAGAGGAGTTGAGCAACTGCAGCAGCTTGACTGCTCTTCAGCTCGACAAGAACGAACTGTCCGGGTCGATTCCATGGCATATCGGGAGCTTGAAGTCCTTGCAGAGTCTCTTCTTGTGGGGGAACTCATTGTCGGGAACCATTCCACGGTCCTTCGGCAACTGCACCGAGCTCTACGCCCTTGACCTGTCCAAGAACAGTCTCACAGGGACCATCCCGGAGGAGATCTTTGGCCTGAACAAGCTCAGCAAGCTGCTGCTGCTGGGGAATTCATTGACGGGGTCACTGCCGCCAAGCGTGGCGAATTGCCAGTCATTGGTCAGATTGAGGCTCGGAGAGAACCAGCTCGCTGGTGAAGTTCCAAGAGAGATCGGTATGCTGCAAAACCTTGTGTTTTTGGATCTTTATACTAACAATTTCACCGGGAAATTACCTCCTGAGATTGCCAATATCACCGTGTTGGAGCTGTTGGATGTCCACAATAACCACATCGCCGGGGAAATCCCTCCTCAGTTGGGTGATCTGATGAACTTGGAACAGCTCGATCTCAGCGAGAACAGCTTCGCCGGAGGAATCCCTGCGAGCTTCGGCAATCtcagctacctgaacaagctcagCCTGAAGAGCAATCTGCTCACTGGCTCATTGCCAAGATCCATAAGGAACCTGCAGAAACTGACCTTGCTTGATGCGAGTGGCAATGGCCTCTCGGGTCGGATCCCTCCTGAGATCGGCTCCTTGACGAGCTTGACGATTAGCTTGAACTTGAGATCCAACCGGCTCGTCGGAGAAATCCCACAGGAGATCTCCGGTCTGACGCGGTTACAGTCCTTGGATCTTTCGGGCAACATGCTCGGTGGAGGGATCCAAGTCTTAGGCCTCCTCACCAGTCTCACCTTCCTCAACATCTCATTCAACAATTTCTCCGGGCCAATTCCCGCCACTCCATTCTTTCGAACTCTGTCAACCAACTCCTACCTCCGGAACCCCGAGCTCTGTCCCTCTTTCGATGGCTACACCTGTTCTTCCGACCTCGCTCCCAGAGCTGCCATCAAATCAATCAAAACCGTGGCACTAGCGTGTGCCGTTCTGGGCTCCGCCGCTCTCTTGTTGGCAGCGACGTGGATGCTTGTCGGCAGAAACCGAAAGCTCGCAGCAGAGAAGGCAGTGAGCATACCGTCTTCTGGATGTGATGATTTCTCCCACCCGTGGACCTTCATCCCGTTCCAGAAGCTAAACTTCACGGTTGACAACATCCTCGAGTGGCTGAAGGATGAGAACGTGATCGGAAAAGGTTGCTCTGGGATGGTCTACAAGGCTGAGATGCCCGGTGGCGAGCTTATCGCGGTGAAGAAGCTCTGGAAaacgaagaaggaagaagaactcGTCGACGCATTCGAGTCGGAGATCCAGATTCTCGGGCATATCAGGCACCGAAACATCGTGAAGCTACTGGGTTACTGCTCCAACAAGTGCGTCAAGCTGCTTCTCTACAACTACATCTCCAATGGCAATCTGCAACAGCTTCTGCAGGAGAACAGGAACTTGGACTGGGACACAAGGTACAAGATTGCGCTCGGATCGGCACAGGGCTTAGCCTACCTCCACCATGACTGCATCCCAGCCATTCTTCACAGGGACGTCAAGTGCAACAACATACTGTTGGATTCCAATTTCGAAGCTTATCTGGCCGACTTCGGATTGGCGAAGCTGATGAGTTCGCCCAACTTCCACCATGCCATGTCCAGGATTGCTGGTTCATATGGATACATAGCACCAG AGTATGGGTACACGACGAAGATCACAGAGAAGAGCGACGTGTACAGCTACGGGGTGGTCCTTTTAGAGATTCTAAGCGGGCGGAGCGCCATAGAGCCGATGGTTGGTGACAGTCTTCACATAGTAGagtggatgaagaagaagatgggcAGCTTGGAGCCTGCGGTCAACATCTTGGACCCAAAGATACGAGGAATGCACGACCCAATGGTGCAAGAGATGCTTCAGGCGCTGGGGATCGCCATGTTCTGCGTGAACTCATCCCCGTCGGAGCGACCCACCATGAAGGAGGTGGTGGCGCTGCTGATGGAAGTGAAGAGCCCACCCGAAGAATGCGGGAAGACTTCATCACAACAGCCTCTTATAATGTATGTGAAACATGGTTAG